A window of the Hypomesus transpacificus isolate Combined female chromosome 10, fHypTra1, whole genome shotgun sequence genome harbors these coding sequences:
- the smarcd3a gene encoding SWI/SNF-related matrix-associated actin-dependent regulator of chromatin subfamily D member 3 isoform X1 codes for MEESIGGARKATKSKLFEFLVHGVRPGIPSGPRMPHQGTALCPPGPPYGGAPLIRPGMPTPTMEPIRKRPPNSQQVQQQQAVQSRSRKKPMGIPGANDIAARQMDIREVQSDSSLGSNAKKRKMADKILPQRIRELVPESQAYMDLLAFERKLDQTIMRKRVDIQEAIKRPMKQKRKLRLYISNTFNPAKPEPDDSDGSIASWELRVEGKLLEDPGKLKRKFSSFFKSLVIELDKDLYGPDNHLVEWHRTPTTQETDGFQVKRPGDVSVRCTLLLMLDYQPPQFKLDPRLARLLGIHTQTRSCIIQALWQYIKTNKLQDSHEKEYINCDKYLQQIFDCQRLKFSEIPQRLTNMLLPPDPIVINHVISVDPNDQKKTACYDIDVEVEDPLKSQMSGFLLSTANQQEIASLDNKIHETIESINQLKIQRDFMLSFSKDPKGYIQDWLCSQNRDLKLMTDVMGNPEEERRAEFYEQPWSQEAVSRYFYCKIQQRRQELDQALSVRNT; via the exons ATGGAGGAGAGCATTGGAGGGGCTCGGAAAGCCACCAAGAGCAAACTGTTTGAGTTCCTCGTCCATggagtg CGCCCAGGAATCCCATCGGGGCCACGGATGCCTCATCAGGGGACAGCCTTATGCCCCCCAGGACCTCCTTATGGTGGGGCCCCATTGATACGTCCAGGGATGCCCACCCCCACTATGGAGCCCATAAGGAAGCGGCCCCCAAACTCCCAACAGGTTCAACAGCAGCAAGCAGTCCAAAGCAGATCCAGGAA GAAGCCAATGGGAATTCCTGGAGCCAATGACATTGCTGCGAGGCAGATGGATATCAGAGAGGTCCAATCAGATTCCTCACTTGGATCCAA TGCCAAGAAAAGGAAAATGGCTGATAAGATTCTTCCACAGAGG ATCCGTGAGCTGGTCCCAGAATCACAGGCCTACATGGACTTACTGGCATTTGAGAGGAAACTGGACCAAACCATTATGAGAAAGAGGGTTGACATCCAGGAAGCAATTAAAAGACCAATGAAG CAAAAAAGAAAGTTGAGATTGTATATATCCAACACATTCAACCCTGCCAAGCCAGAACCAGATGATTCAGATGGCAGCATTGCATCCTGGGAGCTGAGGGTCGAGGGCAAACTCCTAGAAGAT CCAGGAAAGCTGAAGAGGAAATTCTCGTCATTCTTCAAAAGCCTGGTGATAGAGTTGGACAAGGACCTGTATGGTCCCGACAACCACCTTGTGGAG TGGCATAGGACCCCCACCACGCAGGAGACTGATGGATTCCAGGTGAAGAGACCAGGGGATGTTAGTGTGCGCTGCACCCTGCTTCTCATGCTGGACTACCAG CCCCCTCAGTTCAAGCTGGACCCACGGCTGGCCCGTCTGCTGGGTATTCACACCCAGACCCGCTCCTGTATCATCCAGGCTCTCTGGCAGTATATCAAGACCAATAAACTACAGGACTCCCACGAGAAAGAGTACATTAACTGTGACAAGTACCTCCAACAG ATCTTTGACTGTCAACGTCTAAAGTTTTCTGAGATTCCTCAGCGTCTGACTAACATGCTGCTTCCTCCAGACCCTATTGTCATCAACCATGTAATCAG TGTTGACCCTAATGACCAGAAGAAGACTGCGTGCTATGACATAGATGTTGAGGTGGAGGACCCCTTAAAGAGTCAGATGAGTGGCTTCCTGCTCTCTACAGCCAATCAGCAGGAGATTGCATCACTAGACAATAAG ATCCATGAAACCATCGAGTCCATTAACCAGCTGAAGATCCAGAGGGACTTCATGCTCAGCTTCTCCAAAGATCCAAAAGGCTACATCCAGGACTGGCTCTGCTCCCAGAACAGAGACCTGAAG TTGATGACCGATGTGATGGGGaaccctgaggaggagagaagggcagaATTCTATGAACAACCCTGGTCTCAAGAGGCTGTCAGCCGATACTTTTACTGCAAG ATTCAACAACGCAGACAAGAGCTGGATCAGGCCTTATCTGTACGTAACACCTAA
- the abcf2a gene encoding ATP-binding cassette sub-family F member 2a, translated as MPSDLAKKKAAKKKEAAKSRQRTKKTEDEEGERPENGLENGDGDDMNDMDSMAKELAELELKKSEARAVTGVLASHPNSTDVQIASLSLTFHGQELLTDTTLELNSGRRYGLIGLNGTGKSMLLSAIAHREVPIPEHIDIYHLTREMSPSEKTALQCVMEVDQERIKLEKEAERLAAEDSECEKLMELYERLEELDADKAEVRASRILHGLGFTGPMQQKKLKDFSGGWRMRVALARALFLKPFMLLLDEPTNHLDLDACVWLEEELSQFKRILVLISHSQDFLNGVCTNIIHLHQRKLKYYTGNYDQYIKTREELEENQMKRFNWEQDQMAHMKNYIARFGHGSAKLARQAQSKEKTLQKMVASGLTEKVVNDKTLSFVFPPCGKIPPPVIMVQNVSFTYSDDTPHIYKNLEFGIDLDSRVALVGPNGAGKSTLLKLLTGELLPSDGMIRKNSHVKIGRYHQHLTEQLELDLSPLDYMMKCYPMIKEREEMRKIIGRYGLTGKQQVSPIRNLSDGQKCRVCFAWLAGQNAHMLFLDEPTNHLDIETIDALADAINEYEGGMMLVSHDFRLIQQVAQEIWVCEKQTITKWTRGILAYKDHLKTKIDKQMHDI; from the exons ATGCCATCTGACTTGGCCAAGAAGAAGGCGGCAAAGAAGAAGGAAGCTGCTAAATCCCGCCAGAGGACCAAGAAGACCGAAGATGAAGAGGGCGAGAGACCTGAAAATGGGCTGGAGAACGGAGATGGCGATGATATGAACG ATATGGATAGCATGGCCAAGGAGCTGGCTGAGCTTGAACTGAAGAAGTCAGAGGCACGGGCCGTGACTGGAGTCCTGGCGTCCCACCCCAACAGCACTGATGTGCAAATAGCAAGCCTGTCCCTGACCTTCCACGGCCAGGAGCTTCTCACTGACACCACCCTGGAGCTCAACTCTGGTCGACGCTACGGTCTTATCGGCCTCAACGGCACAG GCAAGTCAATGCTGCTGTCTGCCATTGCCCACAGAGAGGTGCCCATCCCAGAGCACATAGACATCTATCACCTGACCCGGGAGATGTCACCCAGCGAAAAGACAGCCCtgcagtgtgtgatggaggtggACCAGGAGAGGATTAAACTGGAGAAGGAGGCTGAGCGTCTGGCTGcagaagact CCGAGTGCGAGAAGCTGATGGAGCTGTACGAgcgcctggaggagctggatgcaGACAAGGCAGAGGTGCGGGCCTCCCGGATCCTCCACGGCCTGGGCTTCACTGGGCCCATGCAGCAGAAGAAGCTGAAGGACTTCAGCGGAGGCTGGCGGATGCGCGTCGCTCTGGCCAG AGCCTTGTTCCTGAAGCCGTTCATGTTGCTGTTGGATGAGCCCACTAACCACCTGGATCTGGATGCCTGCGtgtggctggaggaggagcttagTCA GTTCAAGCGCATTCTTGTCCTAATATCCCACTCCCAAGATTTCCTCAACGGTGTATGCACCAACATCATTCACCTGCACCAGCGCAAGCTGAAGTACTACACA GGAAACTATGACCAGTACATAAAGAccagggaggagctggaggagaaccaGATGAAAAGGTTCAACTGGGAGCAGGACCAGATGGCACACATGAAG AACTACATAGCCCGGTTTGGTCACGGCTCAGCCAAGCTGGCCCGCCAAGCCCAGAGCAAAGAGAAAACCCTGCAAAAGATGGTGGCTTCGGGCCTGACTGAGAAAGTTGTAAATGACAAG ACACTGTCATTTGTTTTTCCTCCCTGTGGGAAGATCCCCCCTCCTGTCATCATGGTCCAGAACGTCAGCTTCACGTACTCTGATGACACT CCCCATATATACAAGAACCTTGAGTTTGGTATTGATCTGGACTCTCGAGTGGCCCTTGTGGGGCCCAATGGAGCCGGGAAATCCACTCTACTCAAACTGCTCACCGGAGAA CTCCTCCCCTCTGATGGGATGATTCGGAAAAACTCTCATGTGAAGATCGGCAGATATCACCAG CATCTCACAGAACAGCTGGAGCTGGACCTCTCCCCCCTCGATTACATGATGAAGTGTTATCCAATGATCAAGGAGAGGGAAGAAATGAGGAAAATCATTGGCCGCTATGGACTAACTGGGAAACAGCAG GTGAGTCCCATCAGGAACTTGTCTGACGGTCAGAAATGTCGAGTGTGCTTCGCTTGGCTGGCGGGACAGAATGCCCACATGCTCTTCTTGGACGAGCCCACCAATCACTTGGACATAGAGACCATTGATGCCCTGGCCGATGCCATCAACGAATACGAGGGAGGCATGATGTTGGTCAGTCACGACTTCAGGCTCATCCAGCAG GTGGCTCAGGAGATCTGGGTGTGTGAGAAACAGACCATCACGAAATGGACCCGGGGCATTTTGGCCTACAAAGACCACCTGAAAACCAAGATCGACAAACAGATGCATGATATTTAA
- the smarcd3a gene encoding SWI/SNF-related matrix-associated actin-dependent regulator of chromatin subfamily D member 3 isoform X2, whose amino-acid sequence MEESIGGARKATKSKLFEFLVHGVRPGIPSGPRMPHQGTALCPPGPPYGGAPLIRPGMPTPTMEPIRKRPPNSQQVQQQQAVQSRSRNAKKRKMADKILPQRIRELVPESQAYMDLLAFERKLDQTIMRKRVDIQEAIKRPMKQKRKLRLYISNTFNPAKPEPDDSDGSIASWELRVEGKLLEDPGKLKRKFSSFFKSLVIELDKDLYGPDNHLVEWHRTPTTQETDGFQVKRPGDVSVRCTLLLMLDYQPPQFKLDPRLARLLGIHTQTRSCIIQALWQYIKTNKLQDSHEKEYINCDKYLQQIFDCQRLKFSEIPQRLTNMLLPPDPIVINHVISVDPNDQKKTACYDIDVEVEDPLKSQMSGFLLSTANQQEIASLDNKIHETIESINQLKIQRDFMLSFSKDPKGYIQDWLCSQNRDLKLMTDVMGNPEEERRAEFYEQPWSQEAVSRYFYCKIQQRRQELDQALSVRNT is encoded by the exons ATGGAGGAGAGCATTGGAGGGGCTCGGAAAGCCACCAAGAGCAAACTGTTTGAGTTCCTCGTCCATggagtg CGCCCAGGAATCCCATCGGGGCCACGGATGCCTCATCAGGGGACAGCCTTATGCCCCCCAGGACCTCCTTATGGTGGGGCCCCATTGATACGTCCAGGGATGCCCACCCCCACTATGGAGCCCATAAGGAAGCGGCCCCCAAACTCCCAACAGGTTCAACAGCAGCAAGCAGTCCAAAGCAGATCCAGGAA TGCCAAGAAAAGGAAAATGGCTGATAAGATTCTTCCACAGAGG ATCCGTGAGCTGGTCCCAGAATCACAGGCCTACATGGACTTACTGGCATTTGAGAGGAAACTGGACCAAACCATTATGAGAAAGAGGGTTGACATCCAGGAAGCAATTAAAAGACCAATGAAG CAAAAAAGAAAGTTGAGATTGTATATATCCAACACATTCAACCCTGCCAAGCCAGAACCAGATGATTCAGATGGCAGCATTGCATCCTGGGAGCTGAGGGTCGAGGGCAAACTCCTAGAAGAT CCAGGAAAGCTGAAGAGGAAATTCTCGTCATTCTTCAAAAGCCTGGTGATAGAGTTGGACAAGGACCTGTATGGTCCCGACAACCACCTTGTGGAG TGGCATAGGACCCCCACCACGCAGGAGACTGATGGATTCCAGGTGAAGAGACCAGGGGATGTTAGTGTGCGCTGCACCCTGCTTCTCATGCTGGACTACCAG CCCCCTCAGTTCAAGCTGGACCCACGGCTGGCCCGTCTGCTGGGTATTCACACCCAGACCCGCTCCTGTATCATCCAGGCTCTCTGGCAGTATATCAAGACCAATAAACTACAGGACTCCCACGAGAAAGAGTACATTAACTGTGACAAGTACCTCCAACAG ATCTTTGACTGTCAACGTCTAAAGTTTTCTGAGATTCCTCAGCGTCTGACTAACATGCTGCTTCCTCCAGACCCTATTGTCATCAACCATGTAATCAG TGTTGACCCTAATGACCAGAAGAAGACTGCGTGCTATGACATAGATGTTGAGGTGGAGGACCCCTTAAAGAGTCAGATGAGTGGCTTCCTGCTCTCTACAGCCAATCAGCAGGAGATTGCATCACTAGACAATAAG ATCCATGAAACCATCGAGTCCATTAACCAGCTGAAGATCCAGAGGGACTTCATGCTCAGCTTCTCCAAAGATCCAAAAGGCTACATCCAGGACTGGCTCTGCTCCCAGAACAGAGACCTGAAG TTGATGACCGATGTGATGGGGaaccctgaggaggagagaagggcagaATTCTATGAACAACCCTGGTCTCAAGAGGCTGTCAGCCGATACTTTTACTGCAAG ATTCAACAACGCAGACAAGAGCTGGATCAGGCCTTATCTGTACGTAACACCTAA
- the tmub1 gene encoding transmembrane and ubiquitin-like domain-containing protein 1 yields MALIEGVGDEVTLLFGAVLLLLVLVLAWASTHTTEPPEHLFNIPPSSASAAIAASIHLQRNAPSPDQHSAPRNVTDGDGLEPPPTATTLDTLDTLAPPLGEEGKEEPQGEACSQEDEERTPVGEVGAEGSEDTGNPNEGDGAGFGRDGLRHREGAGGTQTGAGPSPATSSSSSSPLLDSTSSANPLPDGEPANGMERNMVLRLKFLNDTERTAQVNPEDTIGYIKRTYFTGQEHQVRLIYQGQLLQDDSQTLASLNLADNCVLHCHISQHATRAAPAGARAADQVHVALNVGSLMLPLFVLMLSVLWYFQIQYRQFFTAPATASLVGITIFFSFVAFGVYRR; encoded by the exons ATGGCACTcattgagggggtgggggatgaggTCACCCTGCTCTTTGGAGCTGTCCTCCTGCTGCTAGTACTGGTGCTGGCCTGGGCCTCAACCCACACTACCGAGCCCCCCGAGCACCTCTTCAACATacccccttcctctgcctctgctgCTATAGCTGCTTCTATCCATCTCCAACGGAATGCCCCCTCGCCAGATCAACACTCTGCCCCCAGAAATGTAACTGATGGTGATGGCCTGGAGCCGCCACCAACCGCCACAACTTTGGACACTTTGGACACTTTGGCTCCTCCTctaggggaagaggggaaggaagagcCGCAAGGAGAGGCGTGTAGCCaagaggacgaggagaggaCCCCCGTGGGAGAAGTAGGGGCTGAAGGTTCAGAAGACACGGGAAACCCTAACGAAGGTGATGGAGCTGGTTTTGGGAGAGACGGattgagacacagagagggggctggagggaccCAGACCGGTGCTGGACCCTCCCCtgccacctcctcttcctcctcctcccctttgcTAGACAGTACCTCAAGTGCCAACCCCTTACCTGACGGTGAGCCAGCCAATGGCATGGAGAGAAACATGGTTCTACGCCTGAAGTTCCTCAATGACACAGAGAGGACTGCCCAGGTCAATCCAGAGGATACAATTGGCTACATCAAAAG AACCTACTTTACTGGCCAGGAGCACCAGGTGCGCTTGATTTACCAGGGTCAACTTTTGCAGGACGACAGCCAAACTTTGGCCTCCCTCAACCTGGCTGACAACTGTGTTCTGCACTGCCACATCTCGCAGCATGCCACCAGGGCAGCACCAGCAGGCGCCAGGGCGGCAGACCAGGTCCACGTTGCACTCAACGTGGGCAGCCTAATGTTGCCGCTCTTCGTGCTCATGCTCTCCGTACTCTGGTACTTCCAGATCCAGTACCGGCAGTTCTTCACTGCACCTGCTACCGCCTCGCTAGTGGGGATCACCATCTTTTTTAGCTTTGTGGCATTTGGAGTGTACCGTCGTTGA